The Vidua chalybeata isolate OUT-0048 chromosome 6, bVidCha1 merged haplotype, whole genome shotgun sequence genome has a segment encoding these proteins:
- the ZFYVE21 gene encoding zinc finger FYVE domain-containing protein 21 isoform X1 codes for MFRKCVSLECIKLCKQRFGESAEHRIQVRTTYRKPVDSGIWDCLDSQTLSRMCPRCMQCDTKFDFITRKHHCRRCGKCFCDKCCSKKVPLPRMCFVDPVRQCAECALVSQKETEFYDKQLKVLMNGATFFVTLGASDKSELMVCRLSNNQRYLILDGDSHYEIEIIQISTVQILTEGFTPGEKDTHTYTSLLESQPVTEGGNTRAIGMILQYKVPGSEEVTQMKFTAGEDFSCNKKLSAAWLAAMHKATKLLYESRDQ; via the exons ATGTTTCGAAAATGTGTGAGTCTTGAGTGCATTAAATTGTGTAAACAACGTTTTGGCGAGTCAGCAGAGCATCGTATTCAAGTGAGGACAACTTACAGAAAACCAGTTGACTCTGGAATATGGGACTGTCTGGATAGCCAAACGTTATCAAGAATG TGCCCAAGATGTATGCAGTGTGATACAAAATTTGACTTCATAACTAGAAAG CATCACTGCCGAAGGTGTGGGAAGTGTTTCTGTGACAAGTGCTGCAGTAAAAAAGTGCCTCTGCCTCGCATGTGCTTCGTGGACCCCGTGCGCCAGTGTGCGGAGTGCGCCCTGGTCTCGCAGAAGGAGACGGAGTTCTACGACAAACAGCTCAAAGTGCTCATGAATG GTGCTACATTCTTTGTAACTCTGGGAGCATCTGATAAATCTGAGCTCATGGTTTGTCGACTTTCCAACAACCAGAG ATACCTGATTTTGGATGGAGACAGCCATTATGAAATTGAAATTATACAGATTTCAACTGTTCAGATACTTACAGAGGGATTTACTCCTGGag AAAAAGATACTCACACTTACACCAGCCTTCTGGAGAGCCAGCCTGTTACTGAAG gaGGCAACACTCGTGCCATAGGAATGATCCTGCAGTACAAGGTACCAGGGTCGGAGGAGGTGACACAGATGAAGTTTACTGCTGGTGAAGACTTCAGCTGTAACAAGAAGCTGTCAGCAGCCTGGCTTGCAGCTATGCATAAG GCAACAAAACTTCTCTACGAGTCTCGGGACCAGTGA
- the ZFYVE21 gene encoding zinc finger FYVE domain-containing protein 21 isoform X2, translated as MSGGDAKKLVRSPSGLRMVPEHRAARSPFGLDEPPWVPDKECPRCMQCDTKFDFITRKHHCRRCGKCFCDKCCSKKVPLPRMCFVDPVRQCAECALVSQKETEFYDKQLKVLMNGATFFVTLGASDKSELMVCRLSNNQRYLILDGDSHYEIEIIQISTVQILTEGFTPGEKDTHTYTSLLESQPVTEGGNTRAIGMILQYKVPGSEEVTQMKFTAGEDFSCNKKLSAAWLAAMHKATKLLYESRDQ; from the exons ATGTCGGGCGGCGACGCGAAGAAGCTGGTGCGCTCCCCGAGCGGGCTGCGCATGGTGCCCGAGCACCGCGCCGCCCGCAGCCCCTTCGGCCTCGACGAGCCGCCCTGGGTGCCCGACAAGGAG TGCCCAAGATGTATGCAGTGTGATACAAAATTTGACTTCATAACTAGAAAG CATCACTGCCGAAGGTGTGGGAAGTGTTTCTGTGACAAGTGCTGCAGTAAAAAAGTGCCTCTGCCTCGCATGTGCTTCGTGGACCCCGTGCGCCAGTGTGCGGAGTGCGCCCTGGTCTCGCAGAAGGAGACGGAGTTCTACGACAAACAGCTCAAAGTGCTCATGAATG GTGCTACATTCTTTGTAACTCTGGGAGCATCTGATAAATCTGAGCTCATGGTTTGTCGACTTTCCAACAACCAGAG ATACCTGATTTTGGATGGAGACAGCCATTATGAAATTGAAATTATACAGATTTCAACTGTTCAGATACTTACAGAGGGATTTACTCCTGGag AAAAAGATACTCACACTTACACCAGCCTTCTGGAGAGCCAGCCTGTTACTGAAG gaGGCAACACTCGTGCCATAGGAATGATCCTGCAGTACAAGGTACCAGGGTCGGAGGAGGTGACACAGATGAAGTTTACTGCTGGTGAAGACTTCAGCTGTAACAAGAAGCTGTCAGCAGCCTGGCTTGCAGCTATGCATAAG GCAACAAAACTTCTCTACGAGTCTCGGGACCAGTGA
- the ZFYVE21 gene encoding zinc finger FYVE domain-containing protein 21 isoform X3, giving the protein MFRKCVSLECIKLCKQRFGESAEHRIQVRTTYRKPVDSGIWDCLDSQTLSRMCPRCMQCDTKFDFITRKHHCRRCGKCFCDKCCSKKVPLPRMCFVDPVRQCAECALVSQKETEFYDKQLKVLMNGATFFVTLGASDKSELMVCRLSNNQRYLILDGDSHYEIEIIQISTVQILTEGFTPGGGNTRAIGMILQYKVPGSEEVTQMKFTAGEDFSCNKKLSAAWLAAMHKATKLLYESRDQ; this is encoded by the exons ATGTTTCGAAAATGTGTGAGTCTTGAGTGCATTAAATTGTGTAAACAACGTTTTGGCGAGTCAGCAGAGCATCGTATTCAAGTGAGGACAACTTACAGAAAACCAGTTGACTCTGGAATATGGGACTGTCTGGATAGCCAAACGTTATCAAGAATG TGCCCAAGATGTATGCAGTGTGATACAAAATTTGACTTCATAACTAGAAAG CATCACTGCCGAAGGTGTGGGAAGTGTTTCTGTGACAAGTGCTGCAGTAAAAAAGTGCCTCTGCCTCGCATGTGCTTCGTGGACCCCGTGCGCCAGTGTGCGGAGTGCGCCCTGGTCTCGCAGAAGGAGACGGAGTTCTACGACAAACAGCTCAAAGTGCTCATGAATG GTGCTACATTCTTTGTAACTCTGGGAGCATCTGATAAATCTGAGCTCATGGTTTGTCGACTTTCCAACAACCAGAG ATACCTGATTTTGGATGGAGACAGCCATTATGAAATTGAAATTATACAGATTTCAACTGTTCAGATACTTACAGAGGGATTTACTCCTGGag gaGGCAACACTCGTGCCATAGGAATGATCCTGCAGTACAAGGTACCAGGGTCGGAGGAGGTGACACAGATGAAGTTTACTGCTGGTGAAGACTTCAGCTGTAACAAGAAGCTGTCAGCAGCCTGGCTTGCAGCTATGCATAAG GCAACAAAACTTCTCTACGAGTCTCGGGACCAGTGA
- the ZFYVE21 gene encoding zinc finger FYVE domain-containing protein 21 isoform X4 gives MSGGDAKKLVRSPSGLRMVPEHRAARSPFGLDEPPWVPDKECPRCMQCDTKFDFITRKHHCRRCGKCFCDKCCSKKVPLPRMCFVDPVRQCAECALVSQKETEFYDKQLKVLMNGATFFVTLGASDKSELMVCRLSNNQRYLILDGDSHYEIEIIQISTVQILTEGFTPGGGNTRAIGMILQYKVPGSEEVTQMKFTAGEDFSCNKKLSAAWLAAMHKATKLLYESRDQ, from the exons ATGTCGGGCGGCGACGCGAAGAAGCTGGTGCGCTCCCCGAGCGGGCTGCGCATGGTGCCCGAGCACCGCGCCGCCCGCAGCCCCTTCGGCCTCGACGAGCCGCCCTGGGTGCCCGACAAGGAG TGCCCAAGATGTATGCAGTGTGATACAAAATTTGACTTCATAACTAGAAAG CATCACTGCCGAAGGTGTGGGAAGTGTTTCTGTGACAAGTGCTGCAGTAAAAAAGTGCCTCTGCCTCGCATGTGCTTCGTGGACCCCGTGCGCCAGTGTGCGGAGTGCGCCCTGGTCTCGCAGAAGGAGACGGAGTTCTACGACAAACAGCTCAAAGTGCTCATGAATG GTGCTACATTCTTTGTAACTCTGGGAGCATCTGATAAATCTGAGCTCATGGTTTGTCGACTTTCCAACAACCAGAG ATACCTGATTTTGGATGGAGACAGCCATTATGAAATTGAAATTATACAGATTTCAACTGTTCAGATACTTACAGAGGGATTTACTCCTGGag gaGGCAACACTCGTGCCATAGGAATGATCCTGCAGTACAAGGTACCAGGGTCGGAGGAGGTGACACAGATGAAGTTTACTGCTGGTGAAGACTTCAGCTGTAACAAGAAGCTGTCAGCAGCCTGGCTTGCAGCTATGCATAAG GCAACAAAACTTCTCTACGAGTCTCGGGACCAGTGA
- the XRCC3 gene encoding DNA repair protein XRCC3 isoform X2: MDWDQFDLNPKTIAALKKADIKSVKEILNLSGADLQRLMKLSSADIQCLLKTVSHTLRRNSMLTALQLYQDKDHFTSQHQKLSLGCSVLDNLLKGGIPLVGITELAGESSAGKTQIGLQLCLCVQYPYKYGGLESGAVYICTEDVFPSKRLQQLIDQQHKLRADVPAEIIQKIRFGNSIFVEQAADLDTFQQCITRRLSLLLARGMVRLVVIDSMAALFRGDFGPAESALKARYLQTFGAQLHSLSTRFRTPIVCINQEDCSGSSAGSYIPGDSEAPGTLLHFCGTQHFCVTAEITEALKCMH; encoded by the exons ATGGACTGGGACCAGTTTGACTTGAACCCTAAAACAATTGCTGCCCTgaaaaaag CTGACATAAAATCagtaaaagagattttaaacttGTCTGGAGCAGACTTGCAGAGATTGATGAAGCTCTCCAGTGCAGACATCCAGTGCCTGCTGAAAACAGTCTCTCACACACTGAGGAGGAACAGCATGCTCACAG CACTTCAGCTCTACCAAGATAAAGATCATTTCACCTCCCAGCACCAGAAGCTGAGCCTGGGATGTTCAGTGCTAGACAACTTGTTAAAAGGTGGCATTCCTTTAGTGGGAATCACGGAGCTTGCTGGGGAGAGTTCTGCTGGGAAGACTCAGATTGGTTTacagctgtgcctgtgtgtgcagtATCCTTACAAGTATGGTGGATTAGAGTCTG GAGCTGTCTACATTTGTACAGAAGATGTGTTCCCAAGCAAACGTTTGCAGCAGCTCATAGATCAACAGCATAAGCTGCGTGCAGATGTTCCAGCTGAAATCATACAGAAGATCAGATTTGGAAACAGTATTTTTGTTGAGCAGGCAGCAGACCTG GACACGTTCCAGCAGTGCATCACGAGgaggctgtccctgctgctggctcgGGGCATGGTGCGCCTCGTGGTCATCGACTCCATGGCCGCCCTGTTCCGCGGCGACTTCGGCCCTGCCGAGTCTGCTCTCAAGGCTCGCTACCTGCAGACCTTTGGGGCACAGCTTCACAGCTTGAGCACGAGGTTCAGGACTCCCATCGTGTGCATTAACCAG GAGGATtgctctgggagctctgcaggcagtTATATTCCAGGAGACAGTGAAGCACCAGGGActttgctgcatttctgtggAACTCAGCACTTCTGTGTAACTGCTGAGATTACTGAAGCACTAAAGTGCATGCACTGA